From the Clarias gariepinus isolate MV-2021 ecotype Netherlands chromosome 3, CGAR_prim_01v2, whole genome shotgun sequence genome, one window contains:
- the LOC128518421 gene encoding E3 ubiquitin-protein ligase TRIM7: MADLGPEFFSEQELTCSICLDLFTKPVSTPCGHNFCQSCIGGYWASSVECTCPLCKRPFDGRPELSINLVFAHIADKYKEMRYGGPPPIKPRKNIPAATTTAAATAAAEAAAGGGGLVLQNGSSTSDIPCDVCTGRKERAVSSCLTCIASYCETHVQPHCQNPFYASHRLLDPREALQGRTCHLHGRLLEVFCRTDQRCICAICVLEEHRTHATVSVQTERAVKQRMLGKTELDIQRSIERRALRAKELKQRLQFLRNYAQAELSEVEQVLYDVTQSVERIHRELVGGIEDKRDSVIGQGERIVSQLEAEMGKLQERRAQLEVQATSEDHIRFLQSFEEVNAPYQDTMTLNNDPDLELHFSFGEVKNTLSEIRERLDDIHMGEVQYRHSVTSLPETESMLSIRSNKKRDFSLKDLRKLKSGSSLKKVRGYTEDVTLNPVTAYPFLILSEDRKQLKRGEKLQFFRNSTQRFDVWSCITAKEGYDTGRHYWEVSVGDNKDWKVGVVRDSAQRKGLFDMSPSNGYYVLWWSTNHLQALTGPPLVKVKMNGRLRYLGVYLDCEEGQVTFYNAKTGSEIYSFTAEGAFSEKMFPLFGTSDKEIPLMLPGGPTHTPE, translated from the exons ATGGCTGATCTTGGTCCTGAGTTTTTCTCTGAGCAGGAGCTGACGTGCTCCATCTGTCTGGACCTGTTTACCAAGCCTGTGTCCACGCCGTGTGGTCACAATTTCTGCCAGAGCTGCATCGGGGGTTACTGGGCCTCGAGCGTCGAGTGCACGTGTCCTCTGTGTAAGCGGCCCTTTGATGGCCGACCAGAACTCAGCATCAACCTTGTGTTCGCTCACATTGCAGACAAGTACAAAGAGATGCGCTATGGTGGGCCACCACCCATCAAACCACGGAAGAATATACCAGCGGCCACGaccacagcagcagcaacagcagcgGCAGAAGCAGCAGCAGGTGGTGGAGGACTCGTCCTGCAGAATGGCTCCAGCACCTCGGACATCCCATGTGACGTGTGTACCGGCAGGAAGGAGCGAGCCGTGAGCTCCTGTCTCACCTGCATCGCCTCATACTGCGAAACGCATGTCCAACCGCACTGCCAGAACCCATTCTATGCCTCACACCGACTCCTGGACCCGCGCGAGGCTCTGCAGGGGCGCACATGTCACCTACATGGCCGGCTGCTGGAGGTGTTCTGCCGCACAGACCAGCGTTGCATCTGCGCCATCTGTGTGCTGGAGGAGCACCGGACTCACGCCACTGTCTCTGTGCAGACTGAGCGCGCCGTCAAACAG AGAATGCTCGGCAAAACCGAACTGGACATCCAGAGGTCCATCGAGAGACGGGCCCTGCGTGCCAAAGAGCTCAAACAGAGACTGCAGTTCCTCAGG aactACGCCCAGGCCGAGCTCTCCGAGGTGGAGCAGGTCctctatgatgtcactcagtcAGTGGAGCGAATCCACAGGGAGCTGGTGGGTGGGATTGAGGACAAGCGAGACTCTGTGATTGGCCAAGGAGAGAGGATTGTGTCTCAGCTGGAGGCAGAGATGGGTAAGCTGCAGGAGCGCAGGGCTCAACTGGAGGTCCAGGCCACATcagaagaccacatcaggttcCTGCAG AGCTTCGAGGAGGTGAATGCTCCGTATCAGGACACCATGACACTCAACAACGATCCTGACCTGGAGTTACACTTCTCTTTCGGAGAGGTGAAGAACACGCTGAGCGAGATACGAGAGAGACTCGACGACATCCACATGGGCGAGGTTCAGTACAGACACtcag TGACATCACTGCCTGAGACGGAGAGCATGTTGAGCATCAGGTCTAATAAGAAGAGGGACTTTTCATTGAAAG atcTGCGAAAATTAAAATCAGGATCCA GTCTGAAAAAGGTCAGAGGTTATACAG AGGACGTGACATTAAACCCCGTGACGGCGTATCCCTTCCTCATCCTCTCTGAGGACAGGAAGCAGCTGAAACGCGGAGAGAAGCTACAGTTCTTCAGGAACAGCACTCAAAGATTCGATGTGTGGAGCTGCATTACTGCTAAAGAGGGATACGACACAGGACGCCATTACTGGGAA GTGAGTGTTGGTGATAATAAAGACTGGAAAGTGGGTGTGGTCAGAGACTCCGCCCAGAGGAAGGGGCTGTTCGATATGAGTCCCAGCAACGGATACTATGTGCTGTGGTGGAGCACCAATCATCTGCAAGCGCTCACGGGCCCGCCCCTAGTGAAGGTGAAGATGAATGGCCGACTGCGTTACCTGGGCGTGTACCTGGACTGCGAGGAGGGTCAGGTGACCTTCTACAATGCCAAGACAGGCTCTGAGATTTACTCATTTACTGCAGAGGGAGCTTTCAGCGAGAAGATGTTCCCTTTGTTCGGCACGTCCGATAAAGAAATCCCACTTATGTTACCGGGGgggcctacacacacacctgagtga